From a region of the Mycobacterium intracellulare ATCC 13950 genome:
- a CDS encoding cysteine hydrolase family protein, whose product MRDDDPVAYDKAATGLLVIDPYNDFISPGGKVWDRLKGVIEGNGCVTHMQQVLDAARGANLRVYYALHRRYRPGDYETWKHIAPVQRAAWSRKTFEYGTWGGEIRPGFEPQPGDVVAHEHWCSSGFANTDLDLQLKRHGIEQVIVMGLIAHTCVEATVRFAAELGYDVTVVRDATADYSDTEMRAALEVNLPNYASAIVTADEAVAAIAAL is encoded by the coding sequence GTGCGCGATGATGATCCGGTGGCATACGACAAGGCGGCGACCGGGCTCCTGGTGATCGACCCCTACAACGACTTCATTTCCCCGGGCGGGAAGGTGTGGGACCGGCTGAAAGGCGTCATCGAAGGCAATGGCTGCGTCACCCACATGCAGCAGGTGCTCGACGCGGCGCGCGGCGCGAACCTCCGCGTCTATTATGCCCTGCATCGCCGTTACCGGCCGGGCGACTACGAAACGTGGAAGCACATCGCGCCGGTGCAGCGGGCCGCCTGGTCGCGCAAGACGTTCGAATACGGCACCTGGGGCGGCGAGATCCGTCCCGGGTTCGAACCGCAACCCGGTGACGTCGTCGCTCACGAGCACTGGTGTTCCAGCGGTTTCGCCAACACCGACTTGGATCTGCAACTCAAGCGCCACGGCATCGAGCAGGTCATCGTCATGGGCTTGATCGCGCACACCTGCGTGGAGGCGACGGTGCGGTTCGCCGCCGAACTCGGCTACGACGTCACCGTGGTCCGCGACGCCACGGCCGACTATTCGGACACCGAGATGCGCGCCGCCCTCGAGGTCAATCTGCCCAACTACGCCTCGGCCATCGTAACCGCCGACGAGGCCGTCGCCGCGATCGCCGCGCTCTAG
- a CDS encoding cytochrome P450 encodes MTVTNDTDVYYDPYDVGINADPYPTYARLRDEAPIYYNEKYDFWALSRHSDVERGLANWETFSNKRSDILELVQSKFEMPGGVMMFQDPPEHTRLRGLMSRVFTPRRMAALEDQIRQYCVRCLDPLVGSGGFDIIAELASMMPMRVIGMLLGIPESEQVSVRDANDANLRTKPGAPLKVANADSIADGRIYADYVEWRSKNPSDDLMTTLLNVEFDDDQGVHRKLTRKEVLHYTQVVAGAGNETTGRLIGWLAKVLAEHPDQRREVYRDRSLLTRTVDETLRFEPTGPHVARWMARDFECYGTTVPAGSAMLLLFGAANRDPRRYTDPDTYNIRRDNISHITFGKGVHYCLGANLARLEGRVALDEILNRWPEWDIDYDTAQLASTSTVRGWERLRVVLP; translated from the coding sequence ATGACCGTCACCAATGACACCGACGTCTACTACGACCCCTACGACGTGGGCATCAACGCCGACCCGTATCCGACCTATGCGCGGCTGCGCGATGAAGCCCCGATCTACTACAACGAAAAGTACGACTTCTGGGCGCTGTCACGGCATTCCGACGTCGAGCGCGGATTGGCCAACTGGGAAACCTTCTCCAACAAGCGAAGCGACATCCTCGAGCTGGTCCAGTCGAAGTTCGAGATGCCCGGCGGCGTGATGATGTTCCAGGACCCCCCCGAACACACGAGGCTGCGCGGCCTGATGTCCCGCGTCTTCACGCCGCGCCGGATGGCCGCCCTCGAGGACCAGATCCGGCAGTACTGCGTTCGGTGCCTGGACCCACTCGTCGGGTCCGGGGGATTCGACATCATCGCCGAGCTGGCATCGATGATGCCGATGCGGGTGATCGGGATGCTGCTGGGAATCCCGGAATCCGAGCAGGTCTCGGTGCGCGACGCCAACGACGCCAACCTGCGCACCAAGCCCGGCGCCCCCCTGAAGGTCGCCAACGCCGACTCCATCGCCGACGGCCGGATCTACGCCGACTACGTCGAATGGCGTTCGAAGAATCCGTCCGACGACCTGATGACGACGCTGCTCAACGTCGAGTTCGACGACGACCAGGGCGTGCACCGCAAGCTGACCCGTAAAGAGGTGCTGCATTACACCCAGGTTGTCGCCGGGGCGGGTAACGAGACGACCGGCCGGCTGATCGGCTGGCTGGCCAAGGTGCTCGCGGAGCACCCGGATCAGCGCCGCGAGGTGTACCGGGACCGGTCCCTGTTGACCCGCACCGTCGACGAGACGCTGCGCTTCGAACCCACCGGCCCCCACGTCGCCCGTTGGATGGCACGGGATTTCGAGTGCTACGGCACGACGGTGCCGGCCGGCAGCGCCATGCTGCTGCTCTTCGGCGCCGCCAACCGCGACCCCCGCCGCTACACCGATCCGGACACCTACAACATCCGACGCGACAACATCTCGCACATCACGTTCGGCAAGGGCGTGCACTACTGCCTGGGCGCCAACCTGGCCCGCCTGGAAGGCCGCGTCGCGCTCGACGAGATCCTCAACCGTTGGCCGGAATGGGACATCGACTACGACACCGCACAATTGGCGTCGACGTCCACGGTGCGCGGCTGGGAGCGGCTGCGGGTCGTGCTGCCTTAA
- a CDS encoding TetR/AcrR family transcriptional regulator codes for MTAPRRPKARDSTTRDMLIDATIHIMVEDGYAAATSRRVANEAGVKPALVHYYFPTMDELYLDVFRRGAAAYLERQKQALASDRPLHAFWQTLIEPKDTRLLLEFMGLANHRKEIGAEIAAWSERWRETQTTALNFIVREHGLDRSEFPPAGIAVIIAAIGRMLILEQALGTTAGHDEAVALVNRLIDRFELPS; via the coding sequence ATGACCGCCCCCCGACGGCCGAAGGCGCGCGACTCCACCACTCGCGACATGCTGATCGACGCGACGATCCATATCATGGTCGAGGACGGCTACGCCGCGGCCACCTCGCGGCGGGTGGCGAACGAGGCCGGTGTCAAACCAGCGCTGGTCCACTATTACTTCCCCACCATGGACGAGCTGTACCTCGACGTCTTCCGGCGCGGGGCCGCCGCCTATCTGGAGCGCCAAAAGCAGGCGCTGGCCTCCGACCGCCCACTGCATGCCTTCTGGCAAACCCTCATCGAGCCGAAGGACACCCGGCTGCTGTTGGAGTTCATGGGGCTGGCCAACCATCGCAAGGAGATCGGGGCAGAGATCGCGGCGTGGTCGGAGCGATGGCGCGAAACGCAAACCACCGCATTGAATTTCATCGTCCGCGAACACGGATTGGACCGGAGCGAATTTCCGCCCGCGGGGATCGCGGTCATCATCGCGGCGATCGGCCGCATGCTGATCCTGGAACAGGCGCTCGGCACCACGGCGGGCCATGACGAAGCCGTCGCCCTCGTCAACCGGCTCATCGACCGTTTCGAGTTGCCCTCTTAG
- a CDS encoding PPOX class F420-dependent oxidoreductase, with protein MAPSFSDVIRSKYLLLTTFTKDGRPKPTPVWGAPDGDGKLLVITDDGSWKTKRINNTPRVTIAKSAALGKPKSDEVEAVARVLPKSETRRVYNAVLKRYWYHAWWFYAHTIVRGGIDKVHVGLEITPA; from the coding sequence ATGGCCCCCAGTTTCAGCGACGTCATCCGATCCAAGTACCTGCTGTTGACCACGTTCACCAAGGACGGCCGGCCCAAGCCGACCCCGGTCTGGGGGGCGCCCGACGGCGACGGCAAGCTGTTGGTGATCACCGACGACGGTTCGTGGAAAACCAAGCGGATCAACAACACGCCCAGGGTGACGATCGCCAAGAGCGCGGCGCTGGGCAAGCCCAAGAGCGACGAGGTCGAGGCCGTCGCCCGGGTACTGCCGAAGTCCGAGACGCGGCGCGTGTACAACGCCGTCCTCAAGCGGTACTGGTACCACGCGTGGTGGTTCTACGCGCACACGATCGTCCGCGGCGGCATCGACAAGGTGCACGTCGGCCTGGAGATCACACCCGCCTGA